In a single window of the uncultured Dysgonomonas sp. genome:
- a CDS encoding aminoglycoside phosphotransferase family protein: MNVGKHFAFDGVVQEIRSLGEGLINDTFFVETIGNSPNYILQKKNKNIFKDIPAMMDNIYKVSSHLKEKIVRQGGNPLREALTITPTLDNKLYYLDEDGEYWAACLFIDNTIAYDYADSPALAAQGGRGIGKFQSMLADMKEPLADILPGFHNMKFRFQQWDEVLAKDPIGRKKYVLKEIGWIENRRDEMLALWNKFEAGELPVRVTHNDTKISNILFDKQGNVLCVIDLDTVLSSMCLNDYGDAIRSYTNAGKEDDENSDNVYIKMDIFEGYTAGYLSEAITFLTPAEIENLAFSAKYITFEQVLRFLMDYIDGDNYYKVKNNTHNLIRTHAQYKLLQSMDENYEKMCEIVNRLVVNLKG, translated from the coding sequence ATGAATGTAGGAAAACACTTTGCTTTCGATGGGGTTGTACAGGAAATACGCTCTTTAGGCGAAGGACTCATTAATGATACTTTTTTTGTAGAAACTATAGGAAATAGCCCTAACTATATACTGCAAAAGAAAAACAAGAATATCTTCAAAGATATTCCTGCCATGATGGATAACATCTATAAGGTAAGTAGTCACTTGAAAGAAAAGATTGTCAGACAAGGAGGTAATCCCTTGCGTGAGGCTCTTACAATAACTCCTACGCTGGATAATAAGCTATATTATCTGGATGAAGACGGAGAATATTGGGCTGCATGTTTATTCATTGATAATACAATTGCTTATGACTACGCAGATTCCCCCGCATTAGCAGCACAAGGAGGACGGGGAATCGGCAAGTTCCAGTCCATGCTGGCCGATATGAAGGAACCGTTAGCTGATATATTACCTGGTTTTCATAATATGAAGTTCCGTTTTCAGCAATGGGATGAGGTCTTGGCGAAAGATCCCATAGGACGCAAAAAATATGTGCTGAAAGAGATCGGATGGATAGAGAACCGTCGCGACGAAATGCTTGCTTTATGGAACAAATTCGAAGCTGGTGAACTCCCGGTACGGGTTACGCACAATGATACCAAGATCAGCAATATATTGTTTGATAAACAAGGTAATGTATTATGTGTAATAGACCTGGATACAGTCCTGAGCAGTATGTGCCTTAATGACTATGGTGATGCTATCCGTTCATATACCAATGCCGGTAAAGAAGATGATGAGAATTCGGATAATGTGTATATCAAGATGGACATCTTTGAGGGATACACGGCAGGCTACCTATCTGAGGCAATTACATTCCTTACTCCGGCCGAAATAGAGAATTTAGCCTTTTCCGCCAAATACATAACGTTCGAGCAGGTTCTCCGCTTTCTCATGGATTACATTGACGGTGATAACTATTACAAAGTGAAGAATAATACTCATAACCTGATACGCACACATGCGCAATATAAACTCCTGCAGTCGATGGACGAGAACTACGAGAAGATGTGTGAAATCGTAAACAGGCTTGTTGTTAATCTGAAAGGATAG
- a CDS encoding UDP-3-O-acyl-N-acetylglucosamine deacetylase — protein sequence MIINQRTLKTSFLLTGKGLHSGLSVKIKFNPAPENHGYKIRRIDLPNKPIIDAVAENVVSTERRTVLGSSIMQIGTVEHALAALYGCEIDNCLIDVDAPEFPIMDGSSISFVQKILETGTVTQNAKRIYLSFPRKKIKVRDEISGASLSLTPNESFSIKSSISFDSVLLKQQGAYLSDLSLFVRDFAPARTFVFVREIESLIDKNLIKGGDLDNAIIIYDQVIQQDKLDNLSDMLHVKKRNANHLGYMMNKPLNISNEPARHKLLDIIGDIALVGYFIKGKIEANHPGHAINNLFAKEIRKNIILEKRSNTLNMSGFYWNEP from the coding sequence ATGATAATAAACCAACGAACATTGAAAACCAGCTTTCTGCTTACAGGAAAGGGATTGCATTCAGGATTGAGTGTAAAGATAAAATTCAATCCGGCACCTGAAAATCATGGTTATAAAATCAGACGTATAGATTTACCTAATAAACCAATCATAGATGCAGTGGCAGAGAATGTCGTGTCCACAGAAAGAAGAACTGTGTTAGGCTCTTCAATAATGCAAATAGGAACTGTTGAGCATGCATTAGCCGCTTTATATGGATGCGAAATAGATAATTGTTTAATTGATGTAGATGCTCCTGAGTTTCCGATAATGGATGGAAGTTCTATTTCATTTGTTCAAAAGATATTAGAAACAGGAACTGTTACCCAAAATGCAAAAAGGATATATCTAAGTTTCCCCCGAAAAAAAATTAAAGTGAGAGATGAAATATCAGGTGCATCTCTTAGCTTAACACCTAACGAATCATTCAGTATTAAGAGCAGTATTTCATTTGATTCGGTACTATTGAAACAACAAGGCGCATATTTATCAGACTTATCTCTTTTTGTAAGAGATTTTGCTCCTGCAAGAACTTTTGTTTTCGTTCGGGAGATTGAGTCCTTAATAGATAAAAATCTCATCAAGGGTGGAGATCTAGACAATGCAATTATAATCTACGATCAGGTTATACAACAAGATAAATTGGATAACCTATCAGATATGTTACATGTAAAGAAACGAAATGCTAATCATCTTGGATATATGATGAATAAGCCATTAAATATCTCAAATGAGCCAGCGCGACACAAACTGCTCGATATAATCGGAGATATTGCTTTAGTCGGATATTTCATAAAAGGGAAAATAGAGGCTAATCATCCGGGGCATGCAATCAATAATCTTTTTGCAAAGGAAATCCGAAAGAATATAATTTTAGAAAAAAGATCAAATACATTGAATATGTCAGGCTTTTATTGGAATGAGCCATGA
- a CDS encoding GNAT family N-acetyltransferase — protein sequence MTNIDIQIETLQKRDVEEVAVMLTDTFVSNPAYALIFTGKDNLWDGLFWLFKTTLLLLNQKASVTNVVKDNKSGRIIGVYSLLPPGGVKPEFKTYLQIGLPGFIIKFGLLTLQKMLGMDSYNKQLLTKAINTNEYYYLSMVVVKEEYRGTGIGSFMIKNSIRQLRSEERKCHVIGLTTQLPENVTFYSRLGFQKLNEGKVQYKHDYYYNYTMKLDL from the coding sequence ATGACTAATATTGATATTCAAATAGAAACGCTACAAAAAAGAGATGTAGAAGAAGTGGCTGTTATGTTGACGGATACATTTGTGTCGAATCCGGCTTATGCTTTAATATTCACAGGAAAAGATAATTTATGGGATGGCTTATTCTGGTTGTTCAAGACGACTTTGCTTCTTCTCAATCAAAAAGCATCAGTGACAAACGTTGTTAAAGACAATAAGTCAGGTCGCATAATAGGTGTATATAGTTTACTCCCTCCCGGAGGTGTCAAACCGGAATTCAAAACTTATTTACAAATAGGATTACCTGGATTTATTATAAAATTCGGCTTACTAACTTTACAGAAAATGTTAGGAATGGATTCCTATAATAAACAATTACTAACGAAAGCGATCAACACCAATGAATATTATTACTTATCAATGGTTGTAGTCAAAGAAGAATATAGGGGAACTGGTATTGGCTCTTTTATGATAAAGAACAGTATCAGACAATTAAGATCCGAAGAGAGGAAATGCCATGTAATCGGATTAACAACTCAATTGCCGGAGAATGTTACCTTCTATAGTCGATTGGGATTCCAAAAGCTGAATGAAGGGAAAGTTCAATATAAACACGACTATTATTATAATTATACAATGAAGTTAGATTTATAG
- a CDS encoding DUF4249 domain-containing protein, producing MKSLNIILIVIIALSFTACYEDVIKVDLETAEPRLVIDASIDWIKGTTGNEQKIKLTTTTGYYEDKFPTVSGATITVTNTKDMVFDFIETAGKGEYVCTDFEPVIGETYTLTVNLNGETYTAMETLIGTPKIEDTIEQNNKGGMAGDEIEITYYYQDNGAEYNYYLYSVKMRHIVFPQYSVENNEMNQGALTAVYYSHEDLEVGDVLNLKLYGISKRYYDYMAKLLLASGNDDGPMFAPTPAAVRGNIVNQTDSKNFAYGYFRLSEVDVKDYTIKE from the coding sequence ATGAAATCATTAAATATAATTCTAATCGTCATAATCGCTTTGTCCTTTACTGCGTGCTATGAAGATGTTATCAAAGTTGATTTAGAGACAGCCGAGCCAAGACTGGTAATAGATGCATCTATTGACTGGATAAAGGGTACAACGGGCAACGAACAAAAAATTAAATTGACAACTACAACAGGTTATTACGAGGATAAATTCCCGACAGTTTCAGGAGCAACCATAACTGTAACCAATACAAAAGATATGGTTTTTGATTTTATTGAGACTGCCGGTAAAGGAGAATATGTCTGTACCGATTTTGAACCTGTTATTGGAGAAACGTATACATTGACTGTTAACCTGAATGGAGAAACATATACAGCTATGGAAACTCTAATCGGGACACCAAAGATCGAAGATACAATCGAACAGAACAATAAAGGAGGTATGGCAGGTGACGAGATTGAAATTACATACTACTATCAGGACAATGGTGCTGAGTATAACTACTATCTGTATAGCGTTAAGATGAGACATATAGTATTTCCACAATACAGTGTCGAAAATAACGAAATGAATCAGGGAGCCTTAACCGCTGTTTATTATTCACATGAGGATTTGGAAGTAGGCGATGTTCTAAACCTCAAGTTATACGGGATATCTAAAAGATATTATGACTATATGGCTAAACTACTACTAGCATCAGGTAATGATGATGGACCTATGTTTGCTCCAACACCGGCTGCTGTTCGGGGCAATATTGTAAATCAGACCGACAGTAAAAATTTTGCTTATGGATATTTCCGACTATCAGAGGTCGATGTTAAAGATTATACCATTAAAGAATAA
- a CDS encoding histidine kinase: MINAIVLWLLSIGSSILWAFYTRLKQAENEKLSAQIASLKSQINPHFLFNTLNNIYATVIDTSPKAADMVDKLSEMMRYTMRDTQQDFVLLEDEINYISNYIELQRLRLDRSVKLEYNCMENIPDLQIAPMLLIPFVENAFKHGVNSEQKSHIKIEITMNKQELQLSVSNNKVSIQQNMYEKSGLGIENTKHRLNLIYPSKHLLVINNTEKQFLVSLYIDLQ; this comes from the coding sequence ATGATCAATGCTATTGTATTGTGGCTCTTATCAATCGGCTCTTCTATTTTATGGGCATTTTACACGAGACTAAAGCAGGCAGAAAACGAGAAACTTTCAGCACAAATAGCATCCCTGAAATCACAGATTAATCCTCATTTCTTATTTAATACGCTGAACAATATATATGCGACAGTTATTGATACCTCACCCAAAGCTGCGGATATGGTAGATAAACTATCCGAGATGATGCGCTATACAATGAGGGATACGCAACAAGACTTTGTTTTACTGGAAGATGAAATAAATTATATTAGTAATTATATTGAATTACAACGGCTTCGCTTAGACAGGAGCGTGAAACTGGAATATAATTGCATGGAAAATATTCCAGACTTGCAAATTGCTCCTATGCTACTTATTCCTTTTGTTGAGAATGCTTTTAAGCATGGAGTAAATTCTGAGCAAAAAAGCCATATAAAAATCGAAATAACGATGAATAAGCAAGAACTTCAGTTGAGTGTGTCAAACAATAAAGTAAGTATTCAGCAGAATATGTATGAAAAAAGTGGATTAGGTATTGAAAATACAAAGCATCGGTTAAATTTAATTTACCCATCAAAACATTTATTGGTTATCAATAATACAGAAAAGCAGTTTCTCGTTTCTTTATATATCGATTTACAATGA
- a CDS encoding LytTR family DNA-binding domain-containing protein, with the protein MMNAIAIDDEPLALTVIKSLCDKNNSINLQRTFTQPSEALKYLHKYPVDLIFCDIQMPAMTGINLVKALRQKTMVIFTTAFSEYAVVSYELNAIDYLLKPINLKRFAQAISKAQEYFDYINKQDQSTDKNIFVRADFNLVKIPLADILYVEGLADYLKIHIKDRKTIVARMSMKDMMEKLNSMDFIRVHRSYILPFNKIEAVRGTTIFIGDKEFPIGRTYADDFFIRYSS; encoded by the coding sequence ATGATGAATGCAATTGCCATAGATGATGAACCGTTAGCTCTTACAGTGATTAAATCATTGTGTGACAAGAATAATAGTATCAATCTTCAAAGAACATTTACTCAACCGAGTGAAGCTCTAAAATATCTACATAAATATCCGGTCGATCTGATCTTCTGCGATATACAAATGCCAGCGATGACCGGAATCAACTTAGTAAAAGCATTGCGGCAAAAAACAATGGTGATTTTCACTACTGCTTTTAGTGAATATGCCGTTGTCAGCTATGAATTAAATGCTATTGACTATTTACTTAAGCCTATTAATCTGAAACGATTTGCACAAGCTATATCCAAAGCTCAGGAGTATTTTGACTATATCAATAAGCAAGATCAAAGTACAGATAAGAATATCTTTGTTCGTGCCGATTTTAATCTGGTGAAAATTCCTTTAGCGGACATTCTATATGTTGAAGGATTAGCCGATTATCTCAAAATTCACATAAAAGACCGCAAAACGATTGTAGCCCGAATGTCTATGAAAGATATGATGGAAAAACTAAATTCTATGGATTTTATCCGTGTACATCGTAGCTATATTTTACCATTCAATAAAATTGAAGCTGTTAGAGGAACCACCATTTTTATAGGAGATAAAGAGTTCCCCATCGGAAGAACTTATGCTGATGATTTTTTTATTCGCTACTCTTCTTAA
- a CDS encoding glycoside hydrolase family 97 protein has product MRKNNPVILSLFCLLFCYTMTVTAQKQFALKSPDGKLEASISVGKTVEYSVSHDGDIMLAKSPVSMTLADGSAFGINTKLSGSSVKSVNQTIDASVYKRNKIADNYNELTLKFKGDYNIIFRAYNDGIAYRFVSTSKKPFVIENEQAEFNFPADQKVFVAYANKPESAPLEGQFSNSFEQPYHNIALSAWNKKRLGISPLVVEGAKGKKICITEADLMNYPGMFLYPAETANGLKGVFAPYPKDTRQGGHNELQILVDSRESFIAKSDGPTNFPWRAVIVAEKDSELADSDMVYKLATPSQGDYSWVKPGKVAWDWWNDWNLYGVDFRAGINNETYKYYIDFASKYGIEYVILDEGWAVNKKADLFQVIPEINLPELVNYAKEKNVDLILWAGYHAFDRDLEKVCKHYSEMGIKGFKVDFMDRDDQIMVDFHRRAAEMGAKYKVLIDFHGTYKPTGLQRTYPNVINFEGVNGLEQLKWSGPELDQVTYDVTIPFIRQVAGPMDYTQGAMRNATKGNYKNVYNEAMSQGTRCRQLAEYIIFESPLNMLCDSPSNYMSEPECTEFIATVPTVWDNTISLSGEIGKYVSIARQKDNVWYVGAMTNWDARNMELDLSFLGEGNFKGEIFKDGINADRAARDYKKETIDIPSNKKLPVSMAPGGGYVIKITRK; this is encoded by the coding sequence ATGAGAAAAAACAATCCGGTAATCCTGTCTTTATTCTGTCTTTTATTCTGTTATACAATGACAGTCACTGCCCAAAAGCAGTTCGCCCTGAAATCTCCTGATGGCAAGCTGGAAGCCAGTATCAGCGTGGGCAAAACAGTCGAATATTCAGTGTCTCATGATGGGGATATAATGCTGGCTAAATCGCCGGTATCCATGACCTTGGCTGATGGCAGTGCCTTTGGTATTAATACCAAGCTATCCGGCTCATCCGTAAAATCTGTAAATCAAACCATTGACGCTTCTGTTTATAAACGAAATAAGATCGCGGATAACTACAATGAGTTGACTCTAAAGTTCAAAGGTGATTACAATATCATATTTCGCGCCTATAATGATGGTATTGCTTATCGCTTTGTCTCTACCTCAAAGAAACCGTTTGTTATAGAGAATGAACAAGCTGAGTTTAATTTCCCTGCCGATCAGAAAGTATTTGTTGCCTATGCCAACAAACCGGAATCCGCCCCTCTTGAGGGTCAGTTCTCCAACTCATTTGAGCAACCATATCACAATATAGCTCTATCTGCATGGAACAAAAAGCGCCTCGGTATTTCACCGTTGGTAGTCGAAGGAGCGAAAGGTAAAAAGATTTGCATTACAGAGGCTGACCTGATGAATTACCCCGGAATGTTTTTGTATCCGGCTGAAACAGCAAATGGTCTGAAAGGTGTATTCGCCCCTTACCCTAAAGATACCCGTCAGGGAGGACATAATGAACTCCAGATATTGGTCGATTCACGTGAATCATTTATAGCAAAATCCGATGGCCCTACAAACTTCCCATGGAGAGCAGTTATTGTTGCCGAAAAAGATTCGGAACTCGCCGACAGTGATATGGTATACAAACTTGCAACTCCCTCCCAAGGGGATTATTCTTGGGTAAAACCCGGAAAAGTAGCCTGGGACTGGTGGAATGACTGGAACCTGTATGGTGTTGACTTCCGCGCAGGTATAAACAATGAGACATATAAATACTATATCGATTTTGCATCTAAGTACGGCATTGAATATGTAATCCTCGACGAGGGATGGGCTGTCAACAAAAAAGCCGATCTGTTTCAGGTAATACCAGAAATTAACTTGCCGGAACTAGTCAATTATGCTAAAGAAAAGAATGTAGACCTTATCCTCTGGGCCGGATATCATGCTTTCGACAGGGACTTGGAAAAGGTTTGCAAGCATTATAGCGAGATGGGCATCAAAGGATTTAAAGTCGATTTCATGGATAGGGATGACCAGATCATGGTAGACTTTCACCGCCGTGCAGCTGAAATGGGGGCTAAATACAAAGTACTTATAGATTTCCACGGTACATACAAGCCAACCGGATTGCAACGTACCTATCCGAATGTAATCAACTTTGAAGGGGTAAATGGTCTGGAGCAGTTGAAATGGTCCGGTCCCGAACTCGATCAGGTCACCTATGATGTTACTATTCCGTTTATACGTCAGGTAGCAGGTCCGATGGACTATACACAAGGCGCAATGCGTAATGCGACAAAAGGAAATTACAAAAATGTGTATAATGAAGCCATGAGTCAGGGCACGCGCTGTCGTCAACTGGCCGAATACATCATCTTCGAATCCCCTCTGAACATGTTATGTGATAGTCCGTCCAATTACATGTCGGAACCGGAATGTACAGAGTTTATCGCCACCGTACCCACAGTGTGGGATAATACCATCTCATTGAGTGGAGAAATAGGAAAGTATGTATCTATCGCCCGTCAAAAAGATAATGTCTGGTATGTAGGAGCTATGACTAACTGGGATGCACGTAACATGGAACTGGACCTGTCTTTCTTAGGGGAAGGCAACTTCAAAGGTGAAATATTCAAAGACGGGATAAATGCCGATCGTGCCGCCCGCGACTACAAGAAAGAAACAATAGATATTCCGTCAAATAAAAAGCTACCGGTATCTATGGCTCCGGGTGGAGGCTATGTAATCAAAATAACAAGGAAATAA
- a CDS encoding DUF4405 domain-containing protein, with translation MKVSYKRGFNYRAFISIGLFFALIILFITAILIQFFEDDPDSLEKHISVSCHALAGIAFIILNIFHLKLNWQSFKSYPKNKEGGISEEIIIAVLSIILFLIIGTFIVYLLLGG, from the coding sequence ATGAAAGTATCATATAAAAGAGGATTTAATTATCGAGCGTTCATATCCATCGGACTATTTTTTGCCCTGATCATTTTGTTTATTACAGCTATATTAATTCAATTCTTTGAAGATGATCCTGATAGCCTTGAAAAACATATTAGCGTATCATGTCATGCTTTAGCCGGAATCGCTTTTATAATCTTAAATATATTTCATCTAAAATTAAACTGGCAGTCCTTCAAGTCTTATCCGAAGAATAAAGAGGGTGGCATTAGTGAAGAAATTATTATAGCAGTTCTATCAATAATTTTATTTCTAATCATAGGAACTTTTATCGTATACCTTCTTTTAGGAGGATAG
- a CDS encoding nitrilase-related carbon-nitrogen hydrolase — MNNYGFVRVAAASPSLKVADCDYNTDEILKQINEAQSKGVSVIVFPELGITAYTCGDLFLQRLLLEEAEKSLQRICDATRDLPVTVIVGAPVEISGRLYNMAVVVAAGYIHGAVPKTFLPNYNEFYEKRWFSSSEELKAQSVSLCGQCVPLGINLIFKMSGFSFAIEICEDLWTPIPPSCAAALSGAELIFNLSASNETTGKHGYRKALVSQQSARCIAGYVYAAAGXDPEKRDVSLRST; from the coding sequence ATGAATAACTACGGATTTGTCCGCGTTGCGGCAGCCAGCCCTTCGCTAAAGGTTGCTGATTGTGATTATAATACAGACGAGATACTTAAACAAATAAATGAAGCGCAGAGTAAGGGTGTTTCGGTCATTGTATTTCCCGAACTGGGTATCACCGCCTATACTTGCGGCGACCTGTTCCTGCAAAGGCTGCTCCTCGAAGAAGCGGAGAAATCGCTGCAACGGATATGTGATGCTACACGCGACTTGCCGGTGACAGTCATTGTCGGTGCGCCTGTCGAAATATCGGGCAGGCTTTATAATATGGCAGTAGTTGTCGCTGCCGGGTATATTCATGGAGCAGTACCGAAAACTTTCCTTCCCAATTATAATGAGTTTTACGAAAAACGTTGGTTCTCGTCCTCAGAGGAATTGAAAGCGCAGTCGGTATCCCTCTGCGGACAGTGCGTGCCTCTCGGTATTAATTTGATATTCAAGATGTCCGGATTCAGCTTTGCAATAGAAATATGTGAAGACTTGTGGACACCGATTCCTCCATCATGCGCGGCAGCGTTGAGCGGGGCAGAACTTATATTTAACCTGTCGGCCAGTAATGAGACTACAGGTAAGCATGGTTATCGCAAAGCTCTGGTGAGTCAGCAATCGGCTCGTTGCATTGCCGGATATGTGTATGCGGCAGCCGGAGNCGACCCTGAGAAACGAGATGTTTCACTCCGTTCAACATGA
- a CDS encoding TonB-dependent receptor has product MKLFCMLFLLITASNAFSQEKFTLSGTIADHSNNETLIGASIIISEARSASTVTNSYGFYSITLPKGDYTVIISYMGFESIQESISLTANTTKNFSMFEKSSTLGEVVVTVNENKTRIFKPEMSVNKLPISTIKKMPAVMGEVDVLKSLLQLPGVTNAQEGASGFNVRGGSVDGNLILLDEAVVYNTSHLFGFFSVFNSDVIKDLKLYKGGIPSNFGGRASSVLDIYQKEGNNKEYHVNGGIGLISSRLLVEGPIVKDKSSFVVAGRGTYAHLLLKLADEPNSAYFYDLNAKLNYRFNDKNNLFVSGYLGNDVFDMNKSLINNYGNILTNVRWNHIFTDKIFSNMSAIYSDYKYGLKIKFAGIDWKSNIRNYNFKYDFKHYLSNNLILNYGLNSIYYQFNPGTIRPFDETSGVIPDQIAKKNAFENALYLSAEQKLTDKLSVSYGLRYSNFQRLGKEEINIYENDKAVVFNPEFQIYEEGTPVGTKYYGTNKSIVSFGNLEPRLAMAYALNEDKSIKLSYNRMSQYIHLISNTASATPLDIWAPSDKFLKPEISDQVALGYLQNFGDDDYSLEVETFYKTIKNKADYIDGANLIAHKAIERVLLNGKARSYGLELMARKNTGQLTGWLSYTLSKAEQQTPGRNATEPGINNGKWYRANYDKLHNLSLTGAYQLSKKWSLGGTFTFQSGKAATFPNGKYEYQGITIANYGTRNANSLAAYHHLDLSATYTPNPNKKKGWQGEWVFSIYNVYNRHNAASYNFGQNATTGLSEVKKMSIFGIIPGITYNFKF; this is encoded by the coding sequence ATGAAACTTTTTTGCATGCTCTTCCTTTTAATCACTGCATCCAATGCTTTCTCGCAAGAGAAATTTACATTGAGCGGTACTATTGCCGATCACTCCAATAATGAGACATTGATTGGTGCAAGTATTATCATTTCAGAAGCAAGAAGTGCTTCTACCGTTACCAACTCCTACGGCTTTTACTCCATCACACTACCCAAAGGAGATTATACTGTTATCATCAGTTACATGGGTTTTGAAAGTATTCAAGAGAGTATTTCCCTAACCGCAAATACAACGAAAAATTTTTCGATGTTTGAGAAAAGTTCAACATTAGGAGAGGTTGTAGTTACTGTCAATGAAAATAAGACCAGGATTTTCAAACCCGAAATGAGCGTCAATAAGCTTCCCATAAGTACAATTAAGAAAATGCCAGCGGTTATGGGGGAAGTCGATGTATTGAAATCATTGTTACAACTCCCTGGGGTAACCAATGCACAGGAAGGCGCATCAGGATTTAATGTAAGAGGAGGCTCTGTAGATGGAAATCTCATTTTACTGGATGAAGCGGTAGTTTATAACACTTCACACCTGTTCGGTTTTTTCTCTGTTTTCAATTCTGATGTGATCAAAGACCTAAAACTATATAAAGGAGGTATTCCTTCCAATTTCGGAGGTCGGGCATCCTCTGTATTAGATATCTATCAGAAAGAGGGAAATAATAAAGAATATCATGTAAATGGGGGAATCGGTTTAATCTCCAGTCGCTTATTGGTCGAAGGACCAATCGTAAAAGACAAAAGCTCGTTTGTTGTGGCTGGAAGAGGGACATACGCACACCTTTTACTGAAGTTGGCAGACGAGCCGAACTCAGCATACTTCTATGACCTGAATGCCAAGCTTAATTATCGGTTCAACGATAAGAATAATCTTTTTGTCTCCGGATATTTGGGTAATGATGTATTTGACATGAATAAATCTTTGATAAACAATTATGGAAATATTCTAACCAATGTAAGATGGAATCACATCTTTACCGATAAGATATTCTCTAATATGTCAGCTATTTATAGCGATTATAAATATGGATTAAAGATAAAGTTTGCAGGTATCGATTGGAAGTCAAATATTAGAAACTATAACTTCAAATATGATTTTAAGCATTATCTATCCAATAACTTGATCCTGAATTATGGACTTAATTCTATTTATTATCAGTTTAATCCCGGAACAATCAGACCCTTCGATGAAACATCGGGAGTTATTCCGGATCAGATTGCTAAAAAGAATGCTTTTGAGAATGCCCTGTACCTTAGTGCAGAGCAGAAGTTAACGGATAAGTTATCAGTCAGCTACGGACTCCGATACAGTAACTTCCAACGACTCGGCAAAGAAGAAATAAATATATACGAAAATGATAAAGCGGTAGTCTTCAATCCTGAATTTCAGATTTATGAAGAAGGAACCCCAGTAGGAACAAAATATTACGGCACAAATAAATCTATCGTAAGTTTTGGAAACCTTGAACCACGATTGGCAATGGCTTATGCTTTAAATGAAGATAAATCTATAAAGTTAAGTTATAACCGGATGAGTCAATATATCCACCTGATATCGAATACGGCATCTGCAACACCTCTTGATATTTGGGCTCCCAGTGACAAATTTCTTAAACCGGAAATTTCCGATCAGGTGGCATTAGGTTATTTACAAAACTTTGGTGATGACGATTATTCACTAGAAGTCGAAACATTCTACAAAACGATAAAAAATAAAGCGGATTACATTGATGGGGCAAATTTAATTGCACATAAAGCAATAGAAAGAGTCCTCCTGAATGGTAAGGCTCGCTCATATGGGTTGGAATTGATGGCAAGAAAAAATACAGGACAACTGACAGGCTGGCTTTCTTATACCCTTTCTAAAGCAGAACAACAGACTCCGGGGAGGAATGCCACTGAACCGGGAATCAATAATGGCAAATGGTATCGGGCCAATTATGATAAATTGCATAACCTTTCACTTACAGGAGCTTATCAACTAAGTAAAAAATGGTCTTTAGGAGGCACTTTTACTTTTCAATCGGGTAAAGCCGCAACATTTCCGAATGGAAAATACGAGTATCAGGGAATAACTATTGCGAATTATGGTACACGAAACGCAAATTCATTAGCAGCATATCACCATTTAGATTTATCGGCAACTTACACGCCAAATCCGAATAAGAAAAAAGGATGGCAAGGCGAATGGGTATTTAGTATCTACAATGTTTACAACAGGCACAATGCAGCTTCTTACAATTTCGGACAAAATGCAACGACAGGATTGAGTGAAGTTAAGAAAATGTCCATATTCGGTATTATCCCCGGAATCACTTACAATTTCAAGTTTTAA